The following coding sequences lie in one Halarcobacter mediterraneus genomic window:
- a CDS encoding TonB-dependent receptor has translation MKKGLYLSLVSASLLYSNENIQLPSIDVISQVNTKIVKNVSEEQVKSADLAEALVKNVPSISLVRRSGIANDIILRGQKKDNINILIDNSKIYGACPNRMDPPTSHILTNNIESVEIIEGPYDVENFGTLSGLVKVNTKEPEAGLNGEVNLGVGSFGYKKGSFSVSGGNDFVKVLFSASKEESDQYEDGNGDDFYGQQLKNGIADNTNREYSLSNRGMKAYEKETIFSKVIVNIDDSSELALSYTANRSDNVLYPNTPMDAKYDDSDIYTLEYTKRNLGSFSKELNLEYYYSKVDHPMDTALRDGGQMMYMTNHMKSYIWGTKLKNSFDISDYLVTFGVDTSVRNWRGQRSSTNVATGISTLGAVSLDSTDTTNKALFTQVEKTFGDFDLQMGFRYDNSDIENSTVDKKYIALSGNVFGIYNLDKDTKIFAGFGKSSRVPDAREFNTNYDLEDTKNYEVDLGFEKDIGNLNVRTKIFYSKLEDYIYNTGIFSNIDAKIYGADISGTYKASDKFSFDYGVAYQRGKKDGDYADKDLAEIPPLKANLALNYKQDSSTYRAELVAVDSWDTYDSSAKEQELSGYAVVNVKYNNQFNKNLGLTFGIDNLFDKNYASTNTYQDVTYIDIGERVLLNDPGRYIYVNLKYTF, from the coding sequence ATGAAAAAAGGACTTTATCTATCTCTTGTTTCTGCTTCATTACTTTATTCAAATGAAAATATTCAATTACCTAGTATAGATGTTATTTCTCAAGTAAATACAAAAATTGTAAAAAATGTTAGTGAAGAACAAGTTAAATCAGCAGATTTAGCCGAAGCATTAGTAAAAAATGTACCTTCTATAAGCTTAGTAAGAAGAAGTGGAATTGCAAATGATATTATCTTACGAGGGCAAAAAAAAGATAATATCAATATTTTAATTGATAATAGTAAAATTTATGGTGCTTGTCCAAATAGAATGGATCCTCCAACTTCTCATATTTTGACAAACAATATTGAAAGTGTAGAGATAATTGAAGGTCCTTATGATGTTGAAAATTTTGGAACTCTAAGTGGATTAGTAAAAGTTAATACTAAAGAACCTGAAGCTGGACTAAATGGTGAAGTAAATTTAGGTGTAGGAAGTTTTGGATATAAAAAAGGTTCTTTTAGTGTAAGTGGTGGAAATGATTTTGTAAAAGTTTTATTTTCAGCTTCAAAAGAAGAATCTGACCAATATGAAGATGGAAATGGCGATGATTTCTATGGACAACAATTAAAAAATGGAATAGCTGATAATACAAATAGAGAATACTCTTTATCAAATAGAGGAATGAAAGCTTATGAAAAAGAAACAATATTCTCTAAAGTAATTGTAAATATTGATGATAGTTCAGAATTGGCTTTATCTTATACTGCTAATAGAAGTGATAATGTTTTATATCCAAATACTCCAATGGATGCAAAGTATGATGATTCGGATATTTATACTTTAGAGTATACAAAAAGAAATTTAGGTTCTTTTTCAAAAGAATTAAATTTAGAGTATTATTATTCAAAAGTTGACCATCCAATGGATACGGCACTAAGAGATGGTGGTCAAATGATGTATATGACAAATCATATGAAATCTTATATTTGGGGAACAAAACTAAAAAACTCTTTTGATATTTCAGATTATTTAGTAACTTTTGGTGTTGATACGAGTGTTAGAAACTGGAGAGGACAAAGAAGTTCAACAAATGTTGCAACAGGAATCAGTACACTTGGTGCGGTAAGTTTAGATTCAACGGATACTACAAATAAAGCTTTATTTACTCAAGTAGAAAAAACATTTGGTGATTTTGATTTACAAATGGGTTTTAGATATGATAATAGTGATATCGAAAATTCAACTGTAGATAAAAAGTATATTGCATTAAGTGGAAATGTTTTTGGTATTTATAATCTTGATAAAGATACAAAAATATTTGCAGGTTTTGGTAAGTCTTCAAGAGTTCCTGATGCTAGAGAATTCAATACTAATTATGACTTAGAAGATACAAAAAATTATGAAGTAGATCTAGGTTTTGAAAAAGATATTGGAAATCTAAATGTAAGAACAAAGATTTTCTATTCTAAGTTAGAAGATTATATTTATAATACAGGAATCTTCTCAAATATTGATGCAAAAATTTATGGAGCGGATATTTCTGGAACATATAAAGCAAGTGATAAATTTTCTTTTGATTATGGAGTAGCTTATCAAAGAGGTAAAAAAGATGGAGATTATGCTGACAAAGATTTAGCAGAAATTCCACCATTAAAAGCAAACCTAGCTTTAAATTATAAACAAGATAGTTCTACATATAGAGCAGAACTTGTTGCTGTAGACTCTTGGGATACATATGATAGTAGTGCAAAAGAACAAGAATTATCTGGTTATGCAGTAGTAAATGTAAAATACAATAATCAATTTAATAAGAATTTAGGTTTAACTTTTGGAATAGACAATTTATTTGATAAAAACTATGCTTCAACAAATACCTATCAAGATGTAACATATATTGATATTGGAGAAAGAGTATTATTAAATGATCCAGGTAGATATATTTATGTTAATTTAAAATATACATTTTAA
- the nth gene encoding endonuclease III, with amino-acid sequence MPRLKKASKEEIQIIKEAFQEKYSGAVTELEYKNDYELLIAIILSAQCTDKRVNIITPALFEKYPDVFELADASLEDVKELLKSCSFFNNKAKNIIKMAQSVIANYDGEIPHNQKELIKLAGVGNKTANVFMIEFEGANLMAVDTHVFRVSHRLGLSYEKTVEKTEADLVKKLKDDLHIFHQAMVLFGRYTCKALNPDCDNCLFPHVCKTTKSFKPQ; translated from the coding sequence GTGCCAAGACTTAAAAAAGCAAGTAAAGAAGAGATTCAGATTATTAAAGAAGCATTCCAAGAAAAATATTCAGGTGCTGTTACAGAGTTAGAGTATAAAAATGATTATGAGTTATTAATTGCAATTATCCTTTCTGCTCAATGTACAGATAAAAGGGTAAATATTATTACTCCAGCTTTATTTGAAAAGTATCCTGATGTTTTTGAACTTGCAGATGCTTCTTTAGAAGATGTAAAAGAACTACTTAAAAGCTGTTCATTTTTTAATAATAAAGCAAAAAATATTATTAAAATGGCACAAAGTGTTATTGCAAACTATGATGGAGAAATTCCTCACAATCAAAAAGAGTTGATAAAACTTGCAGGTGTTGGAAATAAAACTGCAAATGTATTTATGATTGAGTTTGAAGGTGCAAACCTAATGGCAGTTGATACTCATGTATTTAGAGTTTCCCATAGACTTGGACTTTCATATGAAAAAACAGTTGAGAAAACAGAAGCAGATTTAGTAAAAAAACTAAAAGATGATTTACATATTTTTCATCAAGCGATGGTATTATTTGGAAGATATACCTGTAAGGCATTAAACCCAGATTGTGATAATTGTTTATTTCCTCATGTATGTAAGACAACAAAATCATTTAAACCACAATAG
- a CDS encoding sensor domain-containing diguanylate cyclase, whose translation MKNKIIILFFCICVIFSTISLSFYIKYNKDKEINSNNNKSIKMIKVAYNSIFNAHKITAKVQYYEILENTKVLNKLKDFKHAKNELEKNLIRNKLYNLLIKKYTKLKQLGIIQFHFHTNDGKSLLRFHKPIKYGDNIISIRKSIESANKKFKPYFGFESGRAFSGFRYVFPIIYEKEHLGSVEFSIPFEVIERELQAVLPKIKYQLHLNKAISYEKIFDSYKEEIKESNILNNYYIQANSIENKNKIEHINIIEKRLPSLIKKEQVLKEEDFTINFIEKNIPYRINFLSIKNANNIHEAYLTCYCNFEELLEINKRYFIFQFLLIAVSFIVLFLTSLLLKQINHIMKKNKNIQQLLDTQNNIVILTDGENLHFVNTKFFDFFNFKSLKDFKKYHKCICELFCENDKFFHLGKVKENENWLDRIQELPHSERIVSMLAKDFSLHAFSVTINKFDDDFMILTFTDISQTILNYIELEEKTIRDKLTGAFNREYFEQNYKNLLSEFNKDDFHFALAILDIDHFKLINDTYGHDIGDEVLIQFVKTVEKYSRKDDIFIRWGGEEFLLLLKVHSKKDLQKALEHIRKVIELQEFSKVGHKTCCLGGTMYKEKENIKETIKRADQAVYKAKERGRNKVVIY comes from the coding sequence ATGAAAAACAAAATCATAATACTTTTCTTCTGTATTTGTGTAATATTTAGTACAATTTCACTAAGTTTTTATATTAAATATAATAAAGATAAAGAGATAAATTCAAACAATAATAAGTCAATTAAAATGATAAAAGTGGCTTATAATTCAATTTTTAATGCTCATAAAATAACAGCAAAAGTACAATATTATGAAATACTTGAAAATACAAAAGTTTTAAACAAGCTAAAAGACTTTAAACATGCTAAAAATGAATTAGAAAAAAACCTCATAAGAAATAAACTTTATAATCTTTTAATAAAAAAATATACAAAATTAAAACAATTAGGTATTATTCAATTTCATTTCCATACAAATGATGGGAAAAGTCTTTTAAGGTTTCATAAACCTATAAAATATGGTGATAATATAATAAGTATAAGAAAATCAATTGAAAGTGCTAATAAAAAATTCAAACCTTATTTTGGTTTTGAAAGCGGAAGAGCGTTTTCTGGGTTTAGATATGTTTTTCCTATAATTTATGAAAAAGAACATTTAGGAAGTGTTGAATTTTCTATCCCATTTGAAGTTATAGAAAGAGAACTTCAAGCTGTTTTACCAAAAATAAAATACCAACTACATTTAAATAAAGCTATCTCATATGAAAAAATATTTGATAGTTACAAAGAAGAAATAAAAGAGTCAAATATTCTTAATAATTATTATATTCAAGCAAATAGTATAGAAAATAAAAATAAAATAGAACATATAAATATTATAGAAAAAAGACTTCCAAGTCTAATTAAAAAAGAACAAGTATTAAAAGAAGAAGATTTTACAATAAACTTTATAGAAAAAAATATCCCTTATAGAATAAACTTTTTATCAATTAAAAATGCAAATAATATCCATGAAGCATATTTAACTTGTTATTGTAACTTTGAAGAACTCTTAGAAATAAATAAACGATACTTTATTTTCCAATTTCTACTTATTGCTGTTTCTTTTATTGTTTTATTTTTAACATCTTTATTATTAAAACAAATAAATCATATTATGAAAAAAAATAAAAATATTCAACAGCTTTTAGATACACAAAACAACATTGTAATTTTAACTGATGGAGAAAACCTTCATTTTGTTAATACAAAGTTCTTCGATTTCTTTAACTTTAAAAGTCTAAAAGACTTTAAAAAATACCATAAATGTATTTGTGAACTATTTTGTGAAAATGATAAATTCTTTCATTTAGGAAAAGTTAAAGAAAATGAGAATTGGCTTGATAGAATACAAGAACTTCCCCATTCAGAACGAATTGTATCTATGTTAGCAAAAGATTTTTCTTTACATGCTTTTTCAGTAACAATTAATAAATTTGATGATGATTTTATGATTTTAACTTTTACAGATATTTCTCAGACTATCCTAAATTATATAGAATTAGAAGAAAAAACTATAAGAGATAAACTAACAGGTGCATTTAATAGAGAATACTTTGAACAAAACTATAAAAACCTTTTAAGTGAGTTTAATAAAGATGATTTTCATTTTGCTTTAGCAATTTTAGATATTGATCATTTTAAACTAATAAATGACACCTATGGTCATGATATTGGAGATGAAGTTTTAATACAATTTGTTAAGACGGTAGAAAAATACTCAAGAAAAGATGATATTTTTATAAGATGGGGAGGAGAAGAGTTTTTACTTTTATTAAAAGTTCATTCTAAAAAAGATTTACAAAAAGCACTTGAACATATTAGAAAAGTAATAGAACTTCAAGAATTTTCTAAAGTGGGTCATAAAACTTGTTGCTTAGGAGGAACAATGTATAAAGAAAAAGAAAATATAAAAGAAACTATAAAAAGAGCAGACCAAGCAGTTTATAAGGCAAAAGAAAGAGGAAGAAATAAAGTAGTTATTTATTAG
- a CDS encoding glutamine amidotransferase, translated as MKKVYIIKTGNTFLNIKKKYGDFEDWILKYINEIDTEIIDVLKDEKLPLMENCKGVIITGSHSMVTEEHLWSLEVETFIKSLAKEQIPLLGICYGHQLIAKSLGGEVIFNPKGMELGTVKITLKDDAKKDFLFKNFGKDFYAHVVHSQSVLKLPHNSKVLAFNDFEANHTFKIEPCIWGVQFHPEYDEKIMKAYIKEVSKTKKLEEEKILSQVKEASQSNKIIEFFIEFIKNYSNK; from the coding sequence ATGAAAAAAGTTTATATTATAAAAACAGGAAATACTTTTTTAAATATTAAAAAAAAGTATGGAGATTTTGAAGATTGGATTTTAAAATATATAAATGAAATTGATACTGAAATTATTGATGTTTTAAAAGATGAAAAACTACCACTTATGGAAAATTGTAAAGGGGTTATAATAACAGGCTCACATAGTATGGTTACAGAAGAACATTTATGGAGTTTAGAAGTAGAAACCTTTATTAAAAGCCTTGCAAAAGAACAGATTCCTCTACTTGGAATATGTTATGGTCATCAACTTATTGCAAAAAGTTTAGGTGGTGAAGTTATTTTTAATCCAAAAGGAATGGAACTAGGAACTGTAAAGATAACTTTAAAGGATGATGCAAAAAAAGATTTTCTTTTTAAAAATTTTGGAAAAGATTTTTATGCTCACGTGGTACACTCTCAAAGTGTATTAAAACTTCCTCATAATTCAAAAGTACTTGCTTTTAATGATTTTGAAGCTAATCATACTTTTAAAATAGAACCATGCATTTGGGGTGTACAGTTTCATCCAGAGTATGATGAAAAAATTATGAAAGCTTATATAAAAGAGGTTTCAAAAACTAAGAAACTAGAAGAAGAAAAAATTTTATCTCAAGTAAAAGAAGCTAGCCAATCAAATAAAATTATAGAGTTCTTTATAGAATTTATAAAAAATTATTCTAATAAATAA